From one Microlunatus sp. Gsoil 973 genomic stretch:
- the rplS gene encoding 50S ribosomal protein L19 gives MAKLVSPALIDALDKASLRDDIPDFRPGDTVKVHVRVVEGNRSRVQLFTGVVIARSGSGVRESFTVRKVSFGVGVERTFPLHSPIIDKIEVDRRGDVRRAKLYYLRGLRGKAAKIKEKREA, from the coding sequence ATGGCCAAGCTTGTTTCCCCCGCACTGATCGACGCGCTGGACAAGGCGTCGCTGCGTGACGACATCCCAGACTTCCGTCCGGGTGACACCGTCAAGGTGCACGTCCGGGTTGTCGAAGGCAACCGTTCCCGTGTCCAGCTGTTCACCGGTGTGGTGATCGCCCGCTCCGGCAGCGGCGTGCGCGAGTCCTTCACCGTCCGCAAGGTCAGCTTCGGTGTCGGCGTGGAGCGCACGTTCCCGCTGCACAGCCCGATCATCGACAAGATCGAGGTCGACCGCCGCGGCGATGTGCGCCGCGCGAAGCTCTACTACCTGCGTGGGCTCCGTGGCAAGGCCGCCAAGATCAAGGAGAAGCGCGAGGCCTGA
- a CDS encoding GAF and ANTAR domain-containing protein — MRAQDPGDRFAAVARELADLPAGDVLDRVAELAVEVIDGCDHAGVSLVHRGKITTVAATDEVVVTGDKQQYAFNEGPCLQSLGEHETVSSPQLSTDDRWPRWARWATEHLGIGSILCFQLFTSEHSYGTLNLYSDRVIAFDGHDEAVGLALAAHTAVAIAARQSIEGLSSAVRSRTVIGQAEGILMERYQLSAAQAFAVLVRVSRDENRKLIRIAEELVDTRKTPGTPNSSASTPTVDPRTG, encoded by the coding sequence ATGCGTGCGCAGGATCCCGGGGACAGATTTGCTGCGGTTGCCCGCGAATTGGCCGACCTCCCGGCCGGCGACGTACTCGACCGCGTGGCCGAGCTCGCTGTCGAGGTCATTGACGGCTGCGACCATGCCGGCGTCAGCCTGGTCCACCGAGGCAAAATCACGACCGTCGCCGCCACCGACGAGGTCGTCGTCACTGGCGACAAGCAGCAGTACGCCTTCAACGAGGGACCCTGCCTCCAAAGCCTCGGCGAACACGAAACGGTCAGCTCCCCCCAGTTGAGCACTGATGACCGGTGGCCAAGGTGGGCCCGGTGGGCAACTGAACACCTGGGAATTGGCAGCATCCTCTGCTTCCAGCTGTTCACCAGCGAGCATTCCTACGGCACCCTGAACCTGTATTCAGACCGGGTCATCGCCTTCGACGGCCACGACGAGGCTGTCGGTTTGGCATTGGCCGCGCACACAGCGGTGGCAATCGCGGCCAGGCAGTCGATCGAGGGCCTCTCCAGCGCCGTCCGAAGCCGGACCGTGATCGGTCAAGCCGAGGGAATCTTGATGGAGCGTTATCAACTGTCGGCCGCACAAGCCTTCGCCGTGTTGGTCAGAGTCTCACGCGATGAGAACCGCAAGCTGATCCGGATCGCCGAGGAACTCGTCGACACACGGAAGACTCCCGGGACTCCAAACTCGTCTGCATCAACGCCAACCGTCGACCCCCGAACAGGCTAG
- a CDS encoding RNA polymerase sigma factor yields the protein MSPTIASPPGPTAQHRPVESVNWDETTLVVRAQAGEVAAFEFLVDTYEAPLYRLAVRLLRNRTIAEDVLQEGFIAAWRKLPTLNAPETFRAWIYRIITRRCLDQLRASRDQLQLDETNGGNTTRAGDTDPAITVETEQLRHSLNRALTDLPPQLRVCWILTEVDQLSYADISQVLDLPVSTVRGRLARARHQLAEGMASWR from the coding sequence ATGAGCCCCACAATTGCCAGTCCGCCCGGTCCCACGGCGCAACACCGTCCTGTGGAGTCGGTGAACTGGGATGAGACAACACTGGTCGTCCGCGCCCAGGCCGGAGAGGTTGCCGCCTTCGAATTTCTCGTCGACACCTATGAGGCACCGCTGTACCGACTCGCGGTCCGCCTCTTGCGGAACCGCACGATCGCCGAGGACGTGCTGCAAGAAGGATTCATCGCCGCCTGGAGGAAACTCCCGACCCTGAACGCACCCGAAACGTTCAGAGCATGGATCTACCGGATCATCACCCGCCGGTGCCTGGACCAACTCCGCGCAAGCCGCGACCAGCTCCAACTCGACGAGACCAACGGCGGAAACACCACCAGAGCCGGTGATACCGACCCGGCCATCACTGTCGAGACCGAGCAGCTGCGACACAGCCTCAACCGCGCCCTCACGGATCTTCCGCCGCAACTCAGAGTCTGCTGGATCCTCACCGAAGTCGACCAACTCAGCTATGCCGACATCTCCCAAGTGCTCGACCTGCCGGTCAGCACCGTACGCGGGCGGCTCGCACGCGCGCGCCACCAACTCGCCGAAGGAATGGCCTCATGGCGATGA
- a CDS encoding maleylpyruvate isomerase family mycothiol-dependent enzyme, whose product MNFVEMATAERTELADLLATLTPEQWDAPSLCEGWRVRDVVAHVTSFDKVSLVGMLRRVVRGRIVHANQVFVDELAPLSAQQLLDRLRAHLRPEGLAASFGGRLALLDVIIHHQDIRRPLGLPRQIPADRLRQALNDCVCSPELPAWHIVRGVGLTASDLDWSHGSGPEVAGPAEAMLMAIAGRASAVGELTGPGQPVVGRADRQLTDRSPIVVRAAGTRRAWHGQAVDPLARASGRHPRRAVALRPAACGPEMSTATERRCHSSPCTLDNVKGQ is encoded by the coding sequence TTGAACTTTGTCGAGATGGCGACAGCCGAGCGGACAGAGCTGGCCGATCTGCTGGCGACTCTGACACCGGAGCAATGGGACGCGCCGTCGCTATGTGAGGGCTGGCGGGTTCGGGATGTGGTCGCTCATGTGACGAGCTTCGACAAAGTCAGTCTGGTTGGCATGTTGCGCCGCGTCGTCCGCGGTCGAATTGTTCACGCCAACCAAGTGTTTGTTGATGAACTGGCACCGCTGAGTGCCCAACAGCTTTTGGATAGGCTCCGGGCGCATCTGCGGCCAGAAGGGTTGGCCGCGAGCTTTGGGGGCAGGCTCGCCCTGTTGGATGTCATCATCCATCACCAGGACATCCGTCGCCCGCTGGGTTTGCCACGCCAGATCCCCGCTGACCGGTTGCGTCAGGCGTTGAATGACTGCGTGTGCAGCCCGGAGTTGCCGGCGTGGCACATCGTCCGCGGCGTGGGCCTGACGGCGAGCGACCTGGATTGGAGCCACGGTTCGGGACCGGAGGTTGCTGGACCGGCAGAAGCCATGTTGATGGCGATTGCCGGTCGGGCGAGCGCGGTTGGAGAGCTGACCGGTCCAGGGCAGCCGGTTGTGGGCCGCGCGGATCGCCAACTGACCGACCGCAGCCCGATCGTGGTACGGGCCGCCGGGACTCGCCGGGCGTGGCATGGGCAGGCGGTCGACCCGTTGGCCAGAGCTTCCGGTCGTCATCCTCGGCGCGCCGTTGCTCTTCGACCAGCTGCATGCGGACCTGAAATGTCGACTGCCACTGAAAGGCGTTGTCATTCCAGTCCTTGCACGCTCGACAACGTTAAGGGACAGTGA
- a CDS encoding sulfotransferase family protein — protein MIRGMGAGIQVIGAGLPRTGTRSLKLALERLLGAQCYHMSVVFERDFVDVPAWQAALDGQAVEWAGVFAGCVAAVDWPASVFWRELADLYPDALVVLSTRQDPQTWWRSADRTVWSVMRRRQHVDLPGEWFAMSDGLTERVFGEAWDDPAAAMAAYEGWNADVRASCPPGRLLEWDARAGWEPLCERLGVPVPPDSFPHTNTTEEWLARASAAEAP, from the coding sequence ATGATCCGGGGCATGGGCGCGGGGATCCAGGTGATCGGAGCGGGGTTGCCACGCACTGGAACCAGGTCGTTGAAGCTGGCGTTGGAACGGTTGCTGGGCGCGCAGTGCTACCACATGTCCGTGGTGTTCGAGCGCGACTTCGTCGACGTCCCGGCCTGGCAAGCGGCCCTGGACGGGCAGGCGGTGGAATGGGCGGGCGTATTCGCCGGGTGCGTCGCCGCCGTGGACTGGCCAGCGTCGGTGTTCTGGCGGGAGCTCGCCGACCTTTATCCCGACGCCCTGGTGGTGCTGTCGACCCGTCAAGACCCGCAGACCTGGTGGCGTAGCGCGGATCGCACGGTGTGGTCGGTGATGCGTCGCCGCCAACACGTGGACCTTCCGGGGGAATGGTTCGCGATGTCCGACGGGCTCACCGAGCGCGTGTTCGGGGAGGCATGGGACGATCCCGCGGCCGCGATGGCCGCGTATGAGGGGTGGAACGCCGACGTCCGGGCGAGTTGCCCGCCCGGGCGACTGTTGGAATGGGATGCCCGAGCGGGCTGGGAGCCGCTGTGCGAGCGATTGGGCGTGCCCGTGCCTCCCGATTCGTTCCCCCACACCAACACCACCGAAGAGTGGCTCGCCCGTGCGAGCGCGGCTGAGGCCCCGTAA
- the amaP gene encoding alkaline shock response membrane anchor protein AmaP has product MRYLASGVNRAWLIIIGVVLLVAGLLGTLISQDGLQQAAAAIGLNLNRPGPDDTILSPAAVSWLNDPLGVLSVIIVGVLLFLAGLAWLVRQIPRRGLAQPFRLHDDVRSGITQVDSQTVSDAVRRQVESFHDVSQVVAQLRGTARDPELSLKVTADERADIGQLLSLIQTTVIADLQTALDTDVARLAVQLEIGRGHTSAGHVTLPAGPSTSAPAITSTGRGART; this is encoded by the coding sequence ATGCGCTACCTCGCCTCCGGGGTCAATCGCGCCTGGCTGATCATCATCGGAGTGGTGTTGCTCGTTGCCGGGCTGCTCGGGACGCTGATTTCGCAGGACGGACTGCAACAGGCCGCAGCAGCAATCGGCCTGAACCTGAACCGTCCCGGCCCCGATGACACCATTCTTAGCCCCGCGGCTGTCTCTTGGCTGAATGATCCTCTGGGCGTGCTCAGCGTGATCATCGTCGGTGTGCTGTTGTTCCTCGCCGGGCTGGCATGGCTGGTCCGTCAGATTCCGCGGCGCGGGTTGGCTCAACCGTTCCGCTTGCACGACGACGTCCGATCCGGCATCACCCAGGTGGACAGCCAAACAGTGTCTGATGCCGTGCGTCGGCAGGTCGAGTCGTTTCACGACGTCAGCCAAGTCGTAGCCCAGCTACGCGGCACTGCGCGGGACCCCGAACTCAGCCTCAAAGTCACAGCCGACGAACGGGCCGACATCGGCCAGCTGCTCAGTCTCATCCAGACAACCGTGATCGCTGACCTGCAGACAGCATTGGACACCGACGTAGCCCGGCTCGCAGTCCAACTGGAGATCGGTCGCGGACATACCAGCGCCGGCCACGTCACCCTCCCCGCCGGCCCATCCACCAGCGCACCAGCCATCACCAGCACCGGACGCGGAGCACGAACGTAG
- a CDS encoding DUF2469 domain-containing protein — MSAEDLEQYESDLELQLYREYKDVVGIFTYAVETERRFYLCNAVDLKVRTEGGDVYYEVSMADAWVWDMYRPSRFVKSAKVLTFRDVSIEEIVHSDLELPKDVSGNS, encoded by the coding sequence ATGAGTGCAGAGGACCTCGAGCAGTACGAGAGCGATCTGGAGCTGCAGCTGTATCGCGAGTACAAGGATGTCGTCGGCATCTTCACCTACGCCGTGGAGACCGAGCGTCGCTTCTACCTGTGCAATGCCGTCGACCTCAAGGTCCGCACGGAGGGCGGCGACGTCTATTACGAGGTGTCGATGGCCGACGCCTGGGTGTGGGACATGTACCGGCCGTCCCGATTCGTGAAGAGCGCCAAGGTGCTCACCTTCCGCGACGTCTCCATCGAGGAGATCGTGCACAGTGACCTCGAACTGCCCAAGGACGTGTCCGGAAACAGCTGA
- a CDS encoding Asp23/Gls24 family envelope stress response protein, with protein MQHRACRGSKEFQMSESTTTRPVTGEEQRAVSAAAKAAEPDQKQLDDLHTILGDTTIADTVVQKIAGLAVREVPGVYAMGNVARRAFNNLSQRVPGTGQPSVTGGVAVQKGERETAIDVSIVVEYGARIAEVSQDIRENVIRAVEGGTGLSVVSVDVDVTDVHLPEDDDDSAGGQTSSDEQLR; from the coding sequence ATGCAACATCGTGCGTGCCGCGGATCTAAGGAGTTTCAGATGAGTGAGTCCACGACGACTCGACCGGTCACCGGTGAGGAGCAGCGCGCTGTTTCGGCTGCGGCGAAGGCGGCTGAGCCGGATCAGAAGCAGTTGGATGATCTACACACGATTTTGGGCGATACGACCATTGCGGACACCGTGGTGCAGAAGATTGCCGGTCTTGCTGTACGGGAGGTGCCGGGCGTGTACGCGATGGGCAATGTTGCTCGACGCGCGTTCAACAATCTGTCACAGCGTGTTCCCGGCACCGGGCAGCCGAGTGTGACTGGTGGGGTCGCGGTGCAGAAGGGTGAGCGAGAGACCGCCATCGATGTGTCGATCGTTGTCGAGTACGGCGCTCGGATCGCCGAGGTGTCGCAGGACATTCGGGAGAACGTCATCCGGGCTGTCGAGGGCGGTACCGGGTTGTCGGTGGTGTCGGTTGATGTCGATGTCACGGACGTTCATCTGCCCGAGGATGACGACGATTCCGCTGGTGGTCAGACCAGCTCTGATGAACAACTCCGCTGA
- a CDS encoding DUF6286 domain-containing protein, translating into MTRRAPGLQRRPSRTVPASIAAGVLTVAGVLIVLVGVWRLIDGTWPAPAQAVLGYLAKISWGSTGWLIFCIGAAVLGLIMIIAGATPGRYNAARIGTRIGTGSTPGTTPETEFVISRRGIARLAAAHADLVDGVESVTVKAGARRVRVSVGTTSRHTGDIAQAVTVAVQAALTDAGLSPVPRINTTAWTKEI; encoded by the coding sequence ATGACCCGCCGGGCACCCGGGCTGCAGCGTCGCCCCAGCCGAACCGTGCCGGCATCGATCGCTGCCGGTGTGCTGACAGTCGCCGGTGTGTTGATCGTGCTTGTCGGCGTTTGGCGCCTGATCGACGGTACGTGGCCGGCACCGGCGCAAGCTGTCCTGGGGTACCTGGCCAAGATCTCGTGGGGATCCACCGGCTGGTTGATCTTCTGTATCGGCGCAGCCGTTCTCGGCCTGATCATGATCATCGCCGGCGCCACACCGGGCCGCTACAACGCTGCCCGCATCGGCACACGTATCGGCACAGGCTCCACGCCTGGCACGACGCCCGAAACGGAGTTCGTGATCAGCCGCCGGGGCATCGCCCGGCTCGCGGCAGCCCACGCGGATCTGGTCGATGGGGTGGAGTCGGTGACGGTCAAGGCCGGCGCCCGGCGGGTCCGGGTCTCGGTCGGCACCACATCTCGGCACACGGGCGACATCGCCCAAGCCGTCACCGTCGCAGTCCAGGCCGCGTTGACCGATGCCGGACTCAGCCCGGTGCCGCGGATCAACACCACGGCCTGGACGAAGGAGATCTGA
- a CDS encoding Asp23/Gls24 family envelope stress response protein — protein MAMTNHANPQGPRQHDAFLPCGRSVDETWENISQPPDPHQLTCPFCRDARAALQRLQQATQDLLAHDTTDPDFHVSPRIKRSVLEVARNEARRSRMLPLIQPSIGQPKPTLTISELELSSQIRDAADQLPGIHARRCVVTIDPTGDTSQHTEKPASITINLRTAVSAQTNIPQAMTQLRRTIIDRISRRAGLTVTTIEVHVEDIYDA, from the coding sequence ATGGCGATGACCAACCACGCGAACCCGCAAGGACCACGTCAGCATGACGCGTTCCTGCCCTGCGGCCGATCCGTGGATGAAACCTGGGAAAACATCAGCCAGCCGCCCGACCCACACCAGCTCACCTGCCCGTTCTGCCGCGATGCCCGCGCCGCCCTGCAACGGCTACAGCAGGCGACCCAGGACCTCCTCGCCCACGACACAACCGATCCCGACTTCCACGTCAGCCCACGAATCAAGAGATCGGTGCTGGAGGTCGCCCGCAACGAAGCCCGCCGCAGCCGGATGCTTCCCCTGATTCAACCGAGCATCGGCCAGCCCAAGCCGACCCTGACCATCAGCGAACTCGAACTATCCAGCCAAATCCGCGACGCAGCCGATCAACTGCCCGGAATCCACGCACGCCGCTGCGTCGTCACCATCGACCCAACCGGCGACACGAGTCAGCACACGGAGAAACCGGCATCCATCACCATCAACCTGCGGACCGCCGTCAGCGCCCAAACCAACATCCCCCAAGCCATGACCCAGCTACGCCGAACCATCATCGACCGAATATCCCGCCGGGCCGGGCTAACCGTCACCACCATCGAGGTGCACGTGGAGGACATCTACGATGCCTGA
- a CDS encoding Asp23/Gls24 family envelope stress response protein: MMSTGIRYPSDDGRLGAGGSGPEVPARLRGRVQIPERVVQRIAAQAASEVAASGGRSGGFLGIGEHTDLDARPEVKVDLSSDAVHLAIELAVEYPTSLRSATQRVRDHVTEQVQQLTGIGVGRVDIDIVAVGERRQEQSAGALR; this comes from the coding sequence ATGATGTCCACCGGGATCAGGTATCCGAGCGACGATGGTCGGCTGGGTGCGGGCGGGTCTGGGCCGGAAGTGCCCGCGCGGTTGCGTGGTCGGGTACAAATCCCTGAGCGGGTGGTGCAGCGGATCGCGGCCCAGGCTGCTTCCGAAGTGGCCGCCTCCGGTGGTCGATCGGGCGGTTTCCTTGGTATCGGCGAGCACACCGACCTGGATGCGCGCCCGGAGGTCAAGGTCGACTTGTCCAGCGATGCAGTCCATCTGGCGATCGAGCTGGCGGTGGAGTATCCGACGTCGCTGCGGTCAGCAACTCAGCGGGTCCGAGATCATGTCACCGAGCAGGTGCAGCAGCTGACGGGGATCGGTGTCGGCCGAGTCGACATCGACATCGTTGCCGTCGGGGAACGCAGACAAGAGCAGAGCGCGGGGGCCTTGCGATGA
- a CDS encoding VOC family protein has translation MTAERLTGQQIVDAGLDGWGLLNFYGLHRLHARIHTGDFSRGHRVAERIAAAAEERAHEVEIDLRPSRVDVRLCSPSVGGVSSVDVELARQVSAIAADVGAELECRTVSQIELGLDTPDQDRLGPFWAAVYGGDYTDPGECADVVDHGQAMPPIWFQRSGSEEPRQRFHPDIYIDPAQARPRIDAALAAGGTLVSDAAAPTFWVLADPDGNRVCLATWQGGRY, from the coding sequence ATGACGGCGGAACGGTTGACCGGGCAACAGATCGTCGATGCCGGGCTGGACGGCTGGGGACTGCTCAACTTCTACGGGCTGCACCGGCTGCACGCCAGGATCCACACCGGTGACTTCTCCCGCGGCCATCGAGTAGCCGAGAGGATCGCCGCGGCAGCCGAAGAACGTGCTCATGAAGTCGAGATCGATCTCCGTCCCTCCCGCGTCGACGTGAGGCTATGCAGCCCGTCGGTGGGCGGCGTCAGCTCGGTCGACGTGGAGCTGGCCCGCCAGGTGTCAGCGATCGCGGCGGATGTGGGCGCCGAGCTCGAATGCCGGACCGTCTCCCAGATCGAACTCGGCCTGGACACTCCGGACCAGGACCGGCTGGGACCCTTCTGGGCTGCCGTGTACGGCGGTGACTACACCGACCCCGGCGAGTGCGCCGATGTTGTCGATCACGGCCAGGCGATGCCGCCGATCTGGTTCCAACGCTCCGGCAGCGAGGAACCTCGGCAGCGATTCCACCCCGACATCTACATTGATCCGGCCCAGGCCCGGCCGCGCATCGATGCCGCGCTGGCTGCCGGAGGAACCTTGGTCAGCGACGCGGCGGCACCAACGTTTTGGGTGCTCGCGGATCCGGACGGCAACAGGGTCTGCCTGGCCACCTGGCAAGGAGGCCGCTACTGA
- the lepB gene encoding signal peptidase I, translated as MNARRGTEDNPETVGDKIGGLIKELVIVVVGALVIAFLIRTFLGQMFLIPSGSMEHTLNVNDRIAVQKVTHFERGDIVVFQDPDHWLGDEPQAPERSPIGKALEFIGVLPNTSSEYLVKRVIGMPGDHVKCCDSEGRITVNGQPLDERSYLYSQDGQQSKPSDQPFDVVVPRDRLWVMGDHRDDSADSRCHLRDQTADGTSMSAFVPKDDVVGPVFAIVAPFSRATWIHIPKTFENVPDPKAPAPAAPVIRSHNDACG; from the coding sequence GTGAACGCCAGACGGGGCACCGAGGACAATCCTGAGACGGTCGGTGACAAGATCGGTGGTCTGATCAAGGAACTGGTGATCGTCGTCGTCGGCGCACTGGTCATCGCTTTCCTGATCCGCACCTTCCTCGGGCAGATGTTCCTGATCCCGTCGGGATCGATGGAGCACACGCTCAACGTCAATGACCGGATCGCGGTGCAGAAGGTCACCCACTTCGAGCGCGGCGACATCGTCGTGTTCCAGGATCCTGATCACTGGCTCGGTGACGAGCCGCAGGCGCCCGAACGCAGTCCGATCGGCAAGGCCCTGGAATTCATCGGTGTCCTTCCCAACACCAGCAGCGAATATCTGGTCAAACGGGTGATCGGCATGCCCGGCGACCACGTGAAGTGCTGCGACAGCGAGGGCCGGATCACCGTCAACGGCCAGCCGCTGGACGAGCGGAGCTACCTCTATTCCCAGGACGGCCAGCAATCCAAGCCGTCGGACCAGCCGTTCGACGTTGTCGTACCCAGGGACCGGCTCTGGGTGATGGGTGACCATCGCGACGACAGCGCGGATTCCCGCTGTCACCTCAGGGACCAGACGGCCGACGGGACGTCGATGAGCGCCTTCGTCCCGAAGGACGATGTCGTCGGGCCGGTGTTCGCGATCGTCGCGCCGTTCAGTCGGGCGACCTGGATCCACATCCCGAAGACCTTCGAGAACGTTCCCGATCCCAAGGCCCCGGCGCCCGCCGCCCCGGTGATCAGGTCGCACAATGACGCTTGTGGGTAA